Below is a genomic region from Salvelinus sp. IW2-2015 unplaced genomic scaffold, ASM291031v2 Un_scaffold1687, whole genome shotgun sequence.
AATAATGGCCATTCTAGAGTTTTGGGATTCACCGGTGTTCTTCTGAGAGTAAGGGCTCCATTCAATCTGTATCtcagaagttcagctttacagcctgatagaaatgtaaaggcaatgttctcGCGTCAGTGGAGACTGCATCCACgttaaacactgcatatgtcggctcaatcaaaatgacctttacatttctatcaagcaatctgtaacgcttcagtgaTACAGACTGAATAGACCCCCAGGTAGATGTTGTCCCTTACCACTGATCCAGGGTCAGACCAGTCTTAATCCTTCTTATGATTAACATTAGGATGTAGGGttggctaaactgatcctagaaggGAAGCTTTCACTTGGAGCCTCCTCTGTCCTCAATCTCCCTCCCCTCAATGCACCTCCTCTTTAGAAACATGACTGTCCTTCCCTTGTTCCTGTGAAGGGAAGAATATAcagtccatctctccatccctttcctcCTGGGATAGATGGATGTTAGGGGAGAATGTGGGGTGGGTCGGACATacttcctcatccctctctttctgccctctctcttccgTCCCTCCACCCATACCAGTGAACTGGTTGAGTAAACTGAAGATGACTGTTCCAGCATTGTGGACATGGACTGGgcctgagagagacacagagagaaagtgaTATTAGATTCTATATTCATCATCAGCCTTACTCACTATGGATCTTGAAACTAATCAACTTCCCATGCTAATCCCCCATGGACTTCAAAGCATCATCTCTGCAAAACTCCAAGTTAAACGACTGACGTGCATCTATAGGAAAAACCACAAGAGTGACTCAACCATATTTAGATTTCTTTTTAAATCAAGATCTTGGGGTCAAAATAATTCTTTGTATGTATCCATAGTACCCATATTTGCTGCTGTAAAAGGTGGTGGATCCACTGTCTGGTGCTTAATTCTGGGCTGTGTCTCTCTGGCACAGTGTTGATGAGTTGGCTCTTTGGTCTTATTAGGCGACGCTTCTCTTACTCCCTTCATAAGAGCACAGAAATTCACCAGAAATCCAGTTATTGGAATACACAATTGTCAACAATGCCTATTTAGGGTTTAGGTCAGGAACACATGAATGACaatgtaaacattacacacacaatgTAGTAAGTTACCGTAGGTATTATACATACCTTGTTACAGAACTTGAGAGCTGTAAAATAACAGACACAAATCTATTATTGAACCCAGCAAACTGATGGTAAGCCACTCATGGGTACTTCATTGATTAATCATCTATGATTGAAAGGGCAATGTTTTATCATCTTAACTCTGCATTTGAATGCTTTCTAGGTACATGTAGACACTAGAAACTGGTAAGTAGGTCTGCACAGAGAGAGTGTTGCAATCTTTTAATTCAATTACATTCACAAGAAGCTACAGTTGGCTCCCAGTGCTGACCTATCCTGAGATCTGACATCACTGTCTAATCCTTCCTCATCTCATTCTGGTGTCCAGAGAGAGAGTCTGCTCTAACACAATGATCTAACTACAGTTGAGACTGAACAGAGGAACACTGCCTTACCTTGTTTGAAACAGGCTTCATCTCCTGGGCGACGGATACATAACAGAATGATAACGGCTAGGATTCCAATGACCACCATAggacacaaaatggctgccaagtGTTTGCTGGCGTCAGCTGGTGgggaaaggagatggagaaactACTGTATCTGTACCTTCTCACAGGTTCAATATATTCTGACTGTAATGAAAATAACtgatcgacacacacacacacacacacacacacacactcacctgtggTGTGATGAGTGGCATTGCCTGCTTGTGAGACTGGTGGTCGTGGAGTGTCACAGCTGGGTGAGACAGAGGTAAGGACTCATCATGTAACATATCCATACACATTCACAGCCTGTCAACACTGAAGTGgggccagtgagctgagaaatgtatttaatttccCAAATATCCATTAAATATCCAGATCTTCTGGTTGTTTGAAGGTTATATACCATAAAATAACAACTTTGCTAGAGGTGGCCCTCCTGGCAGGAGAAGGCTTCAACCAGAGCCTGTTTATCAGTCTGGTTCCAGTATGTGACAGTATGTTTAAGTYGGGAGAATAAAAAAGGATAAAGGCTCACTTGGGAGGTTGACAGCGTCCAGCGGAAGAGGAAGTCCTGCTGTGTTCAGAGGAAGTTCCTGTCTGGTTGTTTCTGATGCCCACTACTGTAATCAGAGCAGAGTGCACACAGGCAGGAAAACATCAACATCTATCCACAGCCAAACACTGATTCAATACCCAGAACCTGGCAAGAATACAACACAGTGAAGGAAGACAGGCATAAGAGAAGGCCAGtgggcaacacacacaccatcgctAGGTGGCAGGGGAGGTGTGGGCAGCTGAGGGATCTTCTCACAGTCTCTACAGTTTCCTGTCTGGTCGTCTTTGTCAGTGCAGGAAAACCAGCCTCCAAGCGACATCTAGCGTTCGATATAGAAGTACACGCTTCATCCTCCACCAGGTGCAAATCTgaccacacacccaaacacacacacacaccacacacacacacacacacacacacacacacacacaccacacacacacacacacacacacacacaccacacaccacacacacacacacaccacaacacacacacacacacacacacacacaccacacaccacacacacacacacacacacacacacacacacacacaaccacacacacaacacacacacacacacacacacacacacacacccacacacacacacacacacacacacacacacacacacacaccacacacacacacacacacacacacacacacacacacacacacacacacaacacacacacacacacacacacacacacacacacacacacacacacacacaccacacacacacacacacacaacacacacacacacacacacacacacacacacacacacacacacacgcacaccacagccAGAACAAAAAGTTTAGTACAGCTATTACATGGTAATAAATAGTgtccatactgtacacatacctTAATAACTTCTGGTAAGAAATGACATGTATGGCATATGGAAATCATAAGAGGGCAGTTTATgcagataggtgggatggacagagtagctgagggtgggtttagcagataggtgggatggacagagtagctgaggggtgggtttatggagataggtgggatggacagagtagctgaggggtgggtttatgCAGATAGGTGGGATTgacagagtagctgaggggtgggtttatgCAGATAGGTGGGATTGACAGAGTAGCTGAGGGTGGTTTATGGAGATAGTGGATTgacagagtagctgaggggtttatgcagataggtgggatggacagagtagctgaggggtgggtttatgaGAGATAGGGATTGAACAGAGTAGCTGAGGTGGTTTTATGGAGATAGGTGGGATTgacagagtagctgaggggtggtttATGGAGATAGGTGGGATTGACAGAGTAGCTGAGGGTGGTTATGGAGATAGGGGGATTgacagagtagctgaggggtgggttttaAAAACTCATGTTCTTAATAGTTATGACTGAAAACACGATGTATTAGTACTATCTATCTAGATCTAATGTATATCAAAATACCAAATTACTTTATTCCTGCTATGTAAccactgcaaaaaaatatatatataaaaaataccatgcatgtaaaatgtgtgtagaatgtacagtgaattcagaaagtaattcagaccccttgacttttccacattttggtacgtcacagccttattctaaatggattaaagaaaacattttcctcatcaatctacacacaataccccacaatgacaaagccaaaacaggtttagaaatgtgcatccgtttccattgatcatccttgagatggtttctacaacttgattggtgtaaCGTTCGTctaagtcgttctcctcctcagacgaggaggagcaaggatcggaccaacatgcagcgggtgatgaatacatgatAATTATTTTAAACAAGACGACGAACACGACGAACACACTTgataactacaaaacaataaacgatgtgaacaaacCTGAACTAGAGAACAATAACGCACTAACAGGAACGAACACATACacaacgaaaacgaaacagtcccgtgtggtgcgacatacaacagacacaggaacaatcacccacaaacaaacagtagaacagcctaccttaatatggttctcaatcagaggaaacgtcaaacacctgtccctgattgagaaccatataaggctaatagAAAAGAACGCAacaagaaacacataacatagaatgcccaccccaactcacgccctgaccatactaaacaaatacaaaaacaaaggaaaacaggttaggaacgtgacaattggagtccacctgtggtaaattcaattgattggacatatttggaaaggcacacacctgtctacaaagGTCCCAGAGTTTatagtgcatatcagagcaaacaccaagtcatgaggtcaaaggaattgtccgtagagctccgagacaggattggtcGAGGCAcagaatctggggaagggtaccaaaacatttctgcagcattgaaggtccccaagaacacagtggcctccaacattcttaaatggaagaagtttggaaccaccaacactcttcctagagctggccgcccagccacactgagcaatcgggggagaagggccttggtcagggaggtgaccaagaacccgatgggcactctgacagagcttcagagctcctctgtggcgatgggagaaccttccagaaggacaaccatctcttcagcactccaccaatcaggcctttatgatagagtggccagacggaagccactcctcagtaaaaggcacatgacagcccgcttggagtttgccaaaaggcaattaaaggattctcagaccatgagaagattctctggtctgatggaaccaagattgaactctctggcatgaatgccaagcatcacgtctggaggaaacctggcaccatccctacggtgaagcatggtggtggcagcatcatgctgtgggggtgtttttcagcggcagagactgggagactagtcaggatcaagggaaagatgaacggagcaaagaacagcgacatccttgatgaaaacctgccccagagagctcaggacctcagactggggcgaaggttcaccttccaacaggactacgaccctaatcacacagccaaggcaacgcaggactggcttcaggacaagtcttgaGTGAagcagccagagctcggacttgaacccgatcgaacatctctggagagacctgaaaatagctgtgcagcgacactccccatccaaactgacagagcttgacgggatctgcagagaagaatgggagaaactaaacaaatacaggtgtgccaagcttgtagcgtcatacccaagaagactcgtggctgtaatctctgccaaaggtgcttcaacaatgtattgagtgaagggtcagaatacttatgtaaatgtgatatttcatttacaaaaactgtttttgctttttcattatggggtattgtgtgtagattgatgagggggaaaaaacgatttaatacattttagaataaagctgtaacataacagtggataaagtcaaggggtctgaatactttccaaatgcactgtacatacactaccgttcaaaagttcagggtcactgagaaatgttcttgtttttgaaagaaaagcaaattttttgtccattaaaataatacaattcatcattagaaaacccttttgcaattatgttagcacatctgaaaactgttgttctgattaaagaagcaataaaactggcctttagactagttgagtatctggagcatcagcatttgtgggttcgattacaggctcaaaatggccccaaaaaacacaaaaaaattacaatgatTTAgaaacaatatacagttgaagtattTCCCACGAAATAAAGATGTTACATTGCTCTGTGAATGAgttgtgtttgtgttcatgtACCACGTTTGCAGTCTTTGAAGCAGGAATGACAACTGGACTCTGCGTTCAATCGTGTTGTGTAGGAACCATCTCGACAGGGAGAGCACTCTGAACAGGACTTCTGAtaatgacctgagagagagagaggggaggtgaaaCATATCAAATCagtgtattggtcgcatacacagtttagcagatgttaaagcgggtgcagcgaaaatgcttgtgttactagctcttAACAacgcagtaaaatgtcaaataaGTACACAAATGATTTAAGTGATGTTTTTTATAAGAATTCAAGAACGTCGGGACGAATAAAATCAACAAAATGAATGCAATCTATGCGTATGTACAGTACACTGGAAGaatttacacaagatatactaagaatgatatgtacagcagtagatatattagaatgagctatgttgggaatacagtatttaaatactcAATGTGAAACAGGAAGTGTCCAGTGGTTTGATGGCTGTAAGACATGGGACAGCAGATATGGAGTAAAGGAAATAAAGTTAGCGAAAAATATAGGGAAATGGGGCGATAGAGAGAAcgaggtagaaagagaggagcgaggagagagtgaagagacaaGGGAAGTCAAGACATAAGAGAGCACTACAATAACAATACAAACTGATGGACGCTGCAGTTTTATAAATGTCCTGTAGAAGACTACATGAGTAGCGGATGTCAGAACATAATGCTAACTCTTTTAGACACATAGGCACACGCACATTCAGGTAACGTTTTAGTACACGGTCTGTTGCtgagtgagaagagagggagcatagcggcagagagcagagaataacaggaagagatggaggagcgCACAGAGCGAGAGCCTGTTGGCCTAGTCTGCATACTAATGAAGGATGTGGTCATAGCACAGCGCTCCACTTCTCATCATGAGAGAAACGCTCTCATAGTTTCCTCATGATTCCTAAGAACCTATgcgcactcacacacattctGAAATGATCTGCCTCACTATTAATGTAAAAAATGGTTGATTGTAGAATGATGTGGAGATGAGGGAAGAAAAACAAGggaacaataaataaaataaaaagtaagggCCTATGATGGAGGGCATTTCTTTCTCACCTGGTGGACACAGTCTGCattgtctccctccatccatgtAATAGCTCTCTGTAGtctgacaacacaaacacacagtctcatGAGGTCTACTGTCATACTGTTGTAACAGATGTCAAARGGTTCTAACAGCTTTCATAAGCAGTCATAACAAATAATAAGACTGGACATAAAAGGGGCAAAATGGTTACCAGAGGATATGAGACTGCTAGGTGTGCAGACATcattagcacagccacaaagaacTGTTCCATCACCATTCTATAAACAATGTTAAATCATTAACAATCTGTCTTTTGAGTTCATTCAGTAACATTTCTAAAWAGGTATTAAAAAGTACACACAACAAATGATGCCAAAAGATGTTACAAGGTTACTACATGTTGAAAATCTGTAAGTTTATCACAATTTGATGGTGACTGCACTAACTTCTAGCTTTGAGCCTCATTTCAGTTCAAAATATATCAAATGTAAAAACCTGTGTTGAAAACTACCAACACATAAGATAATCTAGTCTTACCTTTTGCACTGTAGAGACCACACCAAATGCCAAAGTATTTGTTGTCTATAACTTCGACTC
It encodes:
- the si:dkey-260g12.1 gene encoding uncharacterized protein si:dkey-260g12.1 isoform X1, translating into MSLGGWFSCTDKDDQTGNCRDCEKIPQLPTPPLPPSDVVGIRNNQTGTSSEHSRTSSSAGRCQPPNCDTPRPPVSQAGNATHHTTADASKHLAAILCPMVVIGILAVIILLCIRRPGDEACFKQALKFCNKGVREASPNKTKEPTHQHCARETQPRIKHQTVDPPPFTAANMGPVHVHNAGTVIFSLLNQFTGMGGGTEERGQKERDEEVCPTHPTFSPNIHLSQEERDGEMDCIFFPSQEQGKDSHVSKEEVH
- the si:dkey-260g12.1 gene encoding uncharacterized protein si:dkey-260g12.1 isoform X2, yielding MSLGGWFSCTDKDDQTGNCRDCEKIPQLPTPPLPPSDVVGIRNNQTGTSSEHSRTSSSAGRCQPPNCDTPRPPVSQAGNATHHTTADASKHLAAILCPMVVIGILAVIILLCIRRPGDEACFKQALKFCNKGVREASPNKTKEPTHQHCARETQPRIKHQTVDPPPFTAANMGPVHVHNAGTVIFSLLNQFTGMGGGTEERGQKERDEEEQGKDSHVSKEEVH
- the si:dkey-260g12.1 gene encoding uncharacterized protein si:dkey-260g12.1 isoform X3; the encoded protein is MSLGGWFSCTDKDDQTGNCRDCEKIPQLPTPPLPPSDVVGIRNNQTGTSSEHSRTSSSAGRCQPPNCDTPRPPVSQAGNATHHTTADASKHLAAILCPMVVIGILAVIILLCIRRPGDEACFKQALKFCNKGVREASPNKTKEPTHQHCARETQPRIKHQTVDPPPFTAANMDARQSFNLEFCRDDALKSMGD